From the genome of Drosophila melanogaster chromosome 2L, one region includes:
- the Arpc1 gene encoding Actin-related protein 2/3 complex, subunit 1, isoform A, with protein sequence MAETYTFGTSLASITCHAWNKDRTQIALSPNNHEIHIYSREGSDWKLADVLNQHDLRVMGIDWAKNTNRIVSCAADRNAYVWTQGDDGKWKPALVLLRINRAATCVKWSPAENKFAVGSGARLISVCYFESENDWWVSKHIKKPIRSTVTSLDWHPNNVLLLAGSTDYKVRVFSAFIKDIEEPPTPTPWGNRKPLGQLMAEFRNSQTSGGGWINSVSFSSDGNKVCWVGHDSCVSIADATNGNTVIRCRTGYLPFLSCEWVSPTSVVVAGYSCVPLLYSLTADGKLVLSGKLDKSQKKESSGITAMRIFQSMDRNMRTENTDTVVDSIHQNAITSVRLYAGDKASATKVSTSGVDGQLVIWNVEQGGINGGMRNLQI encoded by the exons ATGGCCGAGACATACACCTTTGGCACCTCGCTGGCCTCCATCACCTGCCACGCATGGAACAAGGATCGAACCC AGATTGCCTTATCGCCCAACAACCATGAGATCCACATATACAGCCGGGAGGGCAGCGACTGGAAGCTGGCGGACGTGCTCAACCAGCACGATCTGCGCGTCATGGGCATCGACTGGGCCAAGAACACCAATCGGATTGTGAGCTGTGCCGCCGACCGTAATGCCTATGTGTGGACGCAGGGCGACGATGGCAAGTGGAAGCCGGCGTTGGTGCTGCTGCGCATCAATCGGGCGGCAACCTGCGTCAAGTGGTCGCCGGCGGAGAACAAGTTCGCTGTGGGTTCGGGCGCCCGACTCATATCCGTGTGCTATTTCGAGTCGGAGAACGACTGGTGGGTGTCGAAGCACATCAAGAAGCCGATCCGCTCTACGGTCACTTCGCTGGACTGGCATCCGAACAACGTTCTGCTGCTGGCCGGCTCCACGGACTACAAGGTGCGCGTTTTCTCGGCCTTCATCAAGGACATCGAGGAGCCACCGACGCCGACGCCGTGGGGCAATCGCAAGCCCCTTGGCCAGCTAATGGCCGAGTTCCGCAACTCGCAGACCTCGGGTGGCGGCTGGATTAACAGCGTGAGCTTCTCCAGCGACGGTAACAAGGTCTGCTGGGTGGGCCACGACAGCTGCGTGAGCATCGCGGACGCTACCAATGGCAATACGGTCATTCGATGCCGCACCGGCTATCTGCCCTTCCTGTCATGCGAATGGGTCTCGCCCACGTCCGTCGTGGTGGCCGGCTATAGCTGTGTGCCACTGCTCTACAGTCTGACTGCCGATGGAAAGCTGGTGCTGAGCGGCAAGCTCGATAAGTCGCAGAAGAAGGAGTCGAGCGGCATTACCGCCATGAGAATCTTTCAGTCGATGGACCGCAACATGCGCACGGAGAACACGGACACGGTGGTCGATTCCATACATCAGAACGCCATCACCAGCGTGCGACTGTATGCCGGCGACAAGGCGAGCGCCACCAAGGTGTCCACCTCGGGCGTCGACGGGCAGCTGGTCATTTGGAATGTGGAGCAGGGCGGCATCAATGGCGGCATGCGCAACCTGCAGATCTAG